Within the Phaseolus vulgaris cultivar G19833 chromosome 9, P. vulgaris v2.0, whole genome shotgun sequence genome, the region ttgtgttctaatgcagaataagaaagttgttgcctacgcttctcgtcagttaaaggtgcataaaagaaattatccaactcatgatctagaattggcagcagttgtctttgctttaaaaatatgaagacattttctttatggagttagttttgatgtgtttagtgatcataaaagcttgaGGTATTTGTTTGATTAGAAGGAGCTTAATATGAGGCAGAGGAGgtggattgaatttttaaaggACTATGATTTCCAGCTAATATACCATCCTGGGAAAgcaaatgttgttgcagatgcgttgagtcgtaaaaagatacaaatgttgtcgcttatgattagagagctaacattgattgaagatttcaggagtatgaatttggagggttccatgtcttcaaattgcattagttgtaatacacttgttataactaatgaatttctggagaaggtgaaggagaagcagttggaagattcaaaattgaagaacttcatgGGCTTATTAAATACTTACAAAActaaagacttctctttaggagtggatggtattttaagattcaaaaatagaatatgcataccagatgataatgaactaaagcaaacagtgttatcttaaggtcataaaagcaaactcaatttacatccaggaatgaccaagatgtatcaagatctcaagaagtcttattggtgacatggcatgaagaatgatgtagGCAAGTTTGTAGCTACTTGCTTGACTTGTTAgaatcaaagattgaacatcaacgactagaggcatgttaactcagttagacattccagtgtggaagtgggatagtatctcaatggattttgttacccacttaccacgtactttgAGGAAGCATGACTCTGTTTGGGTCATAGTGGACAGGTTGAAAAAGACGGCACACTTCCTACGTATAGACTTGAGAATCTCTATGCGAAAGTTGGCCCAGATTTACATTGATGAAATAGTCAGATTGCATGGTGTACCCTCCAGcatagtttcagatagagatcctAGATTCACCTCAAGATTCtggcaaacacttcaagaagctttAGGGACTAAACTCAGACTTAGTTCAGCATACCATCCTCAGATTGATGGACAATCAGAGAGAACTATCCAATCGTTAGAGGATTTTcttaggacttgtgtgttagatcatttgggcagttgggatcaaattctacctttggtagagttcacttacaataacaGTTACCAAGCTAGCATAGGAATGGCTCCTTTCGAGGCATTGTATGGAAGGAAGTGCAGGACACCTCTGTGCTGGTTTCAGGATGGTGAAagtgtgttaattggaccataattaatacaacaaaccaatgagaaagtaaaaatgattcaagaaagattgaaaacatctctcagcaggcaaaaatcttatgcagatcaaagaagaagacctttagaattctctgCGAGTGAGCATGTCTTTTTTAGAGTTACATCGTTCACTGGTGTAGGAAGAGCactcaaatccaagaaattgactcctaagttcataggaccttatcaaattctAAGGATAATAGGTCTTGTGGCTTACGAAATTGCTTTGCCTCCTcctttagctaacattcacaatattttccatgtatccCAACTAAGAAAGTATGAGTTTGATCCTAGCCACATTCTAGAGTCTGATTCCATCCAGGTCAAAGAAAATTTGTTGATTGAAGTGAAGCCCATCAaaattttagattcacaagtgaaacaacttcgtggaagaagtattcccatggtgaaagtattgtgggatctcatctctggagattccacttgggaaattgaagaggtgatacgagcatcataccccaatctctttcttggtaagttcattttcgaggacgaaaatttttgtagttggagataatgtaacaacactttttttaaaaagcaGAAAGCGTTTTTCCCCCCACCCCATACGatcactttcttcttctttcttccaaatcactttctctctctaccaACTTCtctcctctcccttctctcttaatttctcacttcatacctcatctattttagaatctaatcataccacgttgtagctggtgagttaaggaacatttccacccgatcagatttttaaatagagtaagttcatttttactctaaatatcctttgttctctgttttttcttaggatttagtcatcaatattggtgggttcagttgagaagtttaaccctctcaacttattctactatatactgaatttttgttctctttggataatttgcattaggtccgtaaatcttgaagtttatccagactgtggggaataaaattctaaaagttgcttggaaagcaagaaattgaggtaagggaagctaaatttaatttttaatagcaccctaggataaaAGAtttgaatgcggaagggacgtggtcccaatattcaatttctcttgcagggatgttgtttgtttatatattatttaaatttgtaaaaatattagattttgatggtttaatatttaaggtgttgttttttttgttaattacgcttttgaatattgtggatcgtGTTTGAAATGATGTTGTATGGCGGAATGGTATGAAATttaattcatacatttgggataatgtatggactgatgtttgttgtgtattaagtattgatgcctatgtggtaacagagatctccgagcttcactgatgatctaagtcacatagactaagatatcaggtggtgagaagctgatggaggAGTTCATGCATActgtgacatatgagatgcacggcttggtttgtattgaacttaccctgatcctttctgttggattcattgataatctttggatcaggtgttagtctctggtaggacttacttaatacgggtattccggaagacgttgtttgttgaatattctggatgtgtagatccatgtgagatctatgtgattaatttatgttggaatttgaagaagattgaataattgagaaattggccatgtaatttgattttctcttttaatttaatttcgtatattataaaattttattttcactagcttacccttgctttttgtgttgtgtttaaactgcgatgactgtactctgtacacgagcagatgaccatacaggtgcaggaaaGCCTTAGAAgtttcagagttttattttgagctatggatatgtaaatatttgtatttctataaatcctaatcatgtattaggaatgttttgaaaaaactccaagtttgtatagaaatacgtagaacttgtattgtaatagttagatgttatTTTCTGGGGTGTTACAAAAAgaacttattttaataattttcatacGTTAAACATCTGGTTTAAAGTTTGAACCAGggataaaaatcaattttgtgttattatacataaatgaaaaaacatatttaatctaTCAATAAACTATTGGAATGGGTACTTAACATCCTAATTcacattaaaaatatgtttgtcACGTATCGATGACTCATtccaatagtttttttaatataaatagtctaaaatttaaactaaaagactaaaattaatttgtatgaaagtacattaaaaaaacatatttaactctttttatttaacaattaataattattttattttaaaatggaaTTGAGTATAATACTttgatattgattttttttcttacttccattttataaatttttataatattatgtttaattaataaaaataaataataacaactttttaaaataaaataatattattattgattattaaGTTTTAGTGTGACAAAATAATAGTACtaatatatcatattttttataaatattgaatCTTCCTaaatgattcatatttatttattttttattgtcgataaaaaagaaattatcaTTCCTAAccattcttttcttctttattgaGAGTACGTGATACAATCAATGCATTGATGGAAGTTTATGCATGGGTGTTGTTATTTTGAtaactaacaaaaaaaaaaatacaaccactttacaattttaaatattaattatcttaTAAAGCTTGGGTGTTAAATTCATGATCTTAGTTACAATttctatattatatttttagtcaTTTAATTTGTATCTCCTAAATGTTAAATAAGACTTTGGTTGATGTTTCatgttttaaacaaaattagtttaataatttatattacatAGGTTTCTCTTAATGTTTAaacaatattaaattaatttagataaaacATTTATCTCAAACTAAATTATACTTCatcttcaaaatttatttttatacaaaccttcatttgtttaaaaaattctCATTTTTACATTACATATGTGCTCTTTTAAAGAAGATTGTTCAAAtgataacaaattaaaatgtgtaaatataatttgaaaaaaaaaatctaagaaGGTCTTATGCATTTtactaaaaagaaaacaatattcACATTCTTTTAAGTACACgcttattttaacttttaatgagtataaatatttttctaacagTTTAAATTTGCTAAAACTGACTTGGACTTCATAGTCGATATGGGTAGTGTCTTATTAACTAAGTGGTCAAATTTCAATACTTACAATAATTGTTATAGATAAACAAAAACTGTTTTTAGTATATTTGGCGTGTAACTTTACAACTACTTTTAGGTTGTCTTTGAATTCAGCAATGAGAGTTTAGAAAAGTAAATTTgtgagaattttaaaaaaaataattattagattaaggtattattaaaatatatttataagaaaagtggattcaattttgtgaatgatttcatgatgaaattttttaatttttttaaatgtgtaaaatttaagtttagagatttatttttattttaaaaatatttgaataattaaatatgagatatttttttaaaatttgttaattaaaaatttataaattatttctcatagagtttaataattattttcaataaaaatatgagttatttaataaatataaaaaattatcataaaaatatttttacaaaatataatttatttatgtactTTAGTTatttacaattaaaatattatttttaaaactgtgTAGAAActcacttttaaaaaaatagagattatctaaatttgtgaaaatataaaatattgtcaGAAAATAATTctgtttcaattaaaaataaaactttgatgtaaagattaaaaattattaaataaaaaataaataacttaaatatttctaattttaaaaactttaattagaattttttttattaaatttaaaatttgttatttttataataataataattatataatttatttattataaataattatatatgttttatatattataattttatttcattattattattattattttctaatattattattaaatatttttgttacataaattttaatatatcacagtaaaaaaatataaattatctaattaagaaaagttattaaaaataaataatatttaaatatttataagtataaaaatttaactaaaaaatatttgcacattaaataaaattattatttttatttattttttataattaatactattattatataaaaaaattgtattataattaattatatttattattatattttacaattataattttatttctatttatttttattaataataatgttaaatatttttataatataaatttatttaatttttttatttttaaatattactttattCTTATTACATTAtattgctttttatttttattatattatttaatatataataatatttttttatgtaaaataatcaattatgtataACGTATAATtggttatattatatatataattaattatatgttataacgtataattgattatttttttaaattaaatatattcttttatatatttggattgtaatatataattattttatataaaaaatatataattatttatttttataattttgattgtATTTCTTTTATGTTTGATTTCTAATTTGATTTCTACGTGATTTCTGTtggagttttttttatatatttatacttatatataaaggtggttttttattataattgtttttgttaacataattttttatttattttattcttatttaatatatctcattttatgaATACAATGAtgtcatttcatatgaattagttaaaaaaataaaattattttttaattttttaaattaatattaatgtacagtTTTTATATGACTCCCCAGTTTttctttagttatttattttaaggcAATAAcaggaagaaaaagaaagagcaTACTCTCACATTTTCACATTAAAtctcatatataaaataaaataaccttcATTTTCAATCACTATCTACACTCAATtttttgcttttcaattttgactcatcattcaaaattatttttgtttgcaTGTTACATTTCTATCATtgtaaaaattgaataaaagagAGAAATGTGGATAAAGAAGCACAAGTGCGCTTATTTTTCCACTAGTATAAAGAATGAATTTTCATATCTTTTCACTCTCGaatgttttttaaattagtgtACACCCTTCTCACTCTTATTTTCATtcacatatatttaaatataaacaaagaGCATTGACTTTTAGTAATAAGTTTTTAACTCTAACTCTAACATatgacttttaattattttttaattttaagtttttaactCTAACTTCAACAtatgatttttaattattttttaactataaattttCAACTCTAACTTCATCATAtgatttttaattactttttaagtATAAGTTTTCAATTCTAACTTcaagatataatttttaattactttgTAATTATAAGTTTTTAACTAATATCATTTTAGTATATGACttttaattactttataattataaatttttaactcAAATTTCAGTATAtgatttttaattacttttaattataaGTTTTCAACTCTAACTCCAGTATatgacttttaattattttttaattataagttCTCAATTTTAACTCTAGCATGTGACTTTTAATTACTTTGTAATTATCAgtttttaactgtaatataacttttaattataaatttttaaatttaattccaacatatgacttttaattactttttaattataacttttCAACTCCAACTCCacttttaattactttttaattataaattttcaacTCTAACTTCAGCATATGacttttaattatctttttattataaGTTTTCAACTCTAGCTCCATCATATCACTTTTAATTACTttgtaattataaatttttaattctaaCTCCACCATATGacttttaattctaaatttttaacTCTAACTCCAACGCACGTGacttttaattactttttaattataatattttaactcTAACTTTAGCATACGacttttaattactttttaattataaattttcaacTCTACTCCAACACATGAtgtttaattacattttaattataaGTTTTCAACTCTAGTTCCATCATATGacttttaattacattttaattataaGTTCTTAACTCTATCTCcaacatattaattttagtgCACATAGATAAAAATAGTTATTGTAAAAACAATTAAGTTAACCAATATATCACGTTatacttaattattatttttttagatgaTTTAATGCAATTAATGTTAAGAGATATAGGTTttagaaaattagaaaaaatacgAGTAAGGCCATTAATATAAGATTTACaggttatatatattttgaattttgaatgaattattttagatttaatgttatttgttagatattttataattaagattttaattGTCATTTAAACCGAATGAACCCGTCTGTTTAGAGGTGAGGTTGGTGCACATTATTGATTGGAAATTTGTGGAAAATAAATGAGATATTTTGAAGCAACATAACTTAATATTTCCTTTATTGTCACAAATGACTAAGGACCCTGTCCAATGCTAACTATCACTTGGAAGAGGAAATTCAGTACACAAACTCAACATTGCAAAGGTAAAAAGCACAACATATAAATCAACTGCTGCATCTACAACTTTGATGCAGCGTCTTTGTCTAAGAACCATTTCAACTCCCCTTCAGGGGAAACCAGTGCAGCAGGAAGCTTAACAGGATTCTCAGATTTTCCTAACACAGAGTGAACTGCATCTGCTTCATCCTTGCCAGTCACCACAAGCGCTGCGTAAGCACAGGAATTAATCACTGGAAAGGTGAGAGTTATTCTCTCTGGCGGTGGTTTGGGGGAGTCCTTGATGAAGGCAACCCATCTTTTATTCTCGTGCACAAGAGGATGCCCAGGGAACAATGAAGCTACATGGCCATCAGGGCCCATGCCCAGCAGTATGAGATCAAATTTTGGAAATCCACTGGTCGGTGATAAAGTAATGACACCTTTACTGACCAATTCTCTGAGACGTGTCTCATAATCATCGGCTGCTCCCTCAGCTGAAAGGGTATCATTGATTGCATACACATTGCCCGGAGGAATCGGTACCTGCCACGAGAACCAAGATGGAAGTACCAACATTACGTTGATGGAAGACAAGGAAGCCAAACAACATAATCTGGTCACGTAGTCATCTTAAAGAAGATTGCGTAGAAAAATTACAGCTCATAACTTGAAATTGAAGACAGTTTTTTTCCTTCCCTTGCATCATTATATAAGAATAAACATGTCAAAATACCACCCTAATATGCAGTATCCAACGATGGAGATTCATCCATCTGATCATCTACAGTTAAGTAATCTCTCCATGAAATGCTTGTAGCCTTATATTCATATGTGTACTTTCACGacttcatatatatttttagtttcctattatattttcaaatattcaagtttgataTGAATTACTTTAAAGGAATTTTTTTGGTCACAGGTTACCCTTATTTAGAAATCAATCTTTTACCTAATGTGGCAAATGTAGGGGCTAAATGATTAATTGATTAGTTTAAATTATTACTTCCACATAGAGAAAACATGTCCATATTTCATGTTGGGTGTGATTCCAAAATGGGGTTTTTATCCTCACACATGAACTGTTTTAACAAAGGTTTGAATTAAACTTAAGGAGACGCATAACAGTGAACTAATCTccttatgtattttttttttctcaacataAACTAACATCTAACGAACATAAAACATTCTCAACAATTCGAGAACATCTTCAAAATAAACAAATCATGCACGTTCAACCTAAACAAATCATTTTCCAACATACAGAAGACAAGTAAATATACCGTGGAGAGAAGGCCATCTAAAGCAAGCTTGTAGTTACTATTTGCATGAGTCTTAGGCACAACCCTCTCATCCAGCCAAAACACTTGCCATTTGGACCATTCAATAGAATCAACATAAGGTGATTCCAACAGTTTCCTGAGATCCCAAAACAAAACACATTCAAATTAATCCAATTCAATTCAATCGAAACACGCTTGCGTTCAAAGTGAGAacatttttatatgaaaaaaccTCACCGGAGATACTCGATCATAGAGCCACCGGACAAGCAAACGGTGAAAGCCCCCCTTTTCGAAGTGAACTTGTTGGAGAGATCGACAACGTACTTGGCAAGAGAGTCAACAAGAAGATCCTCACCTTCGAAGATCTCTATGGCAAACTTCTTGGTCTCTGGCATGGACGCCATGAAATGTGAGTGGGACAGAGAAGAAGATGCACGTTCAGGGTGGAAAGAGGAAGGAAGAGAATGCGAATGGCAGAGTGTTTGATAAATGTTGAATGAATTTATTAGGAAAAAcatcaaataaattaatattttattaattttcatttaatttttaaaaatatttgttaagtGTATGTTTTAAAGAAACTTTTCTCGTAAAGGCATGTCACACCTACCTATGTGGGTGTGTTTTCTTATAAAGGCACATCAAATTGAACACACTCGAATacattatattgtttttttttattatactatataatatatatatatataatataatataactgATTATACTTTgtacataattgattattttacataatataataatataatgtataatcagtaatattttatatacctatatataaaaggattttttattataaccgttttttttacacaaatttCTTTCGATTCTAcccatatttaatatatattattttattagtatataataaattattttgtcatttcatatgaattacttaaatgtaaaactattttttaatttaatattaatgtacagCTTTATACTGAAAGTGACTCCCActcttttcttaattatttattttaagacaACAAGAGGAAAAAAGAGAGAGTATACTCTCTCATGTTTACATATCAAATCTCACAtgtcaaataaaataatcttcATTTTCAATACCTCTCttcattttatttcaaataattatattatttaataaaaccattattcttttttatctaACATCAAGTCAATCCTAACTTTAACGTGTTTCcgttattatatataattgattatatgttATAACATATAAATGTTTTctctaattttaattatatttctttatatatttggattgtaatatataattattttatataagaaaagtataattatttatttaatataattttgattgtatttttttatgtttgatttATAATTTGAGTTGAAATAAAAAGAGTAATAGAGTAAATTTAATATAGTCCACGTGATTTCTGTcggtttttttaatatataaagaaTGATTTTTCATAAGTTTTCACTCTcccattatttttaaattagtgatTACTTTCAAACACCCTTCTCACTCTTATTTCCATtcacatatatttaaatataaataaaaaacattaattactttttaattataaatttttaactcTAACTCATatgacttttaatttttaagtttttaactCTAACTTCATCAtatgatttttaattattttttaagtataagTTTTCAATTCTAATTCCAACGTATGTGACttttaattactttataattataaatttttaactcTAACTCTAGCATATGacttttaattactttttaattataagtttttaactttttttctagtatatgatttttaattactttttaattataagtttTCAACTCTAACTCTAGTATATTAGTATATgacttttaattcatttttaattataagtttTCAATTCTAACTCTAACATGTGACTTTTAATTACTTTGtaattataagttttttaatttttaactctAACTGATATgacttttaattataaatttttaaatttaactccAATGACATTTaattataagtttttaattCCAACTCCacttttaattactttttaattataatttttcaacTCTAACTCCAATATatgacttttaattattttttaattataagtttTCAACTCTACTccattatatattaattactttttaattataagtttTAAACTCTAACTCCAACATATGacttttaattactttttaattataagtttTAAACTTTAACTCCGCTATatgacttttaattattttttaattttaaatttcaactcTAACTCCAGtgtataacttttaattactttttaattataaatttttaactcTAACTCCagcatataatttttaattactttttaattataagtttTTAACTCTAACTCCATAGCATATGactttaaattactttttaattataagtttTCAACTCTAGCTCCATCGTATGACTTTTAATTACTTTGTAATTATAAGTTTTTAACTCTAACTCCAgcatatgaattttaattataaattttaactcTAACTCCaacacattatttttaattactttttaattataatattttaactcCAACTTCAGtctataacttttaattactttttaattataatttttcaacTCTAACTACAACATATATGACTTTTAGTTACATTTTAATTATAAGTTTTCAACTCTAACTCCATCATATAGCTTTTAATTATAAGTTTTTAACTCTAACTTCAACATatgacttttaattattttttaattataagtcTTAACTCTAACTCcaacatattaattttagtgcacatagataaaaataattattttaaaataaataagttaatcATTATATCACAGTATACTTAATAATCTATTTTAGAGGATTTAATGCAATCAATGATAAAAGATATAAGTTTTAGAAAATTAGATAAAATACGAGTAAGGCCATTAATATAAGATTTTtaggttatatatatattttgaattttgaattattttagatttaatGTTATTTGTTAGATATTTTATACTTAAGATTTAAATTTCATCTTATTACACCAACCTAATTAAGTGATACATAAAGACCTAGTTTTAAGTTTATGATTGGATTATAATATGCATAAATGTCTTTATAgttcaattttataatatacatttaaatttgaattttataatatatcaatatatatataattttccaCATCATaattaagttaattattttgtaataatacatttaatttttattttttacatgttttaatgctattaataaatattagataaaaatacgaataaagtaattaatcaatatataaatCAATCCTCAATTTCAGTCcatcaatatatattatatttttcaaaaaaaaaatagtttttctgaTGCGAGgtgataaattttttttgaagaatttcagctttatttcataatttaatacaaTTTCACTTTTAAGTTCGAAattaaaactttattatttaaagttgatgaataaacataaatattaaattacttTAAGATATAGAAGGGtagtagttttatttttttatgctcTTACTTTTGTTTTATATTGAATTAATTTTGGGGTACGAGAGgatgatatatatatttttttgtacagtacaatttagaattaaagtttagttttaacatttatttagatattttttgtgttaaaaagtgaatataaatatttaagttatagctttgttttacacttaaatatctttattaacaaaatattttgattttttttattaaattaacatATTTGTCTTTAATGTTTGTTTGGATTTGAAGATAAATGTGAAAGAATGAGATTTGTGGTGAAAGTGAGTAGAAGATAAGTTAATTGGAATAAGGAAAAAATAATGAGAAATGAAgcgaaaatttattaaatttagtgaatgatgtgataagtataataaataaaataattttctaaaacagATAAGAGTGTAaaactatataaatatatgcttgtgattaaaattaaattaaattgaaatactattaaattattttatgtacaaacaaattaaaatttatgtaaaagtATTTACGTATATTttgcataaataaaaattttaaattattaaaaattattaataaatataagtcctaaattatttaatgtcatgcttaaataaaaatatgaaataaataaaattttcaataatttaaaattataaataaatacaaattgtaaggattaagaaaaatagtcttagagtagaagtggtaaaattaaaatgacacctgaatattttaatattaaatttaaaagagcatataaataaaaattttgttattcaggtttcattttaaaaataaccaccatctctctataaagttcttttcctttcctctcccttctctctaagattttgaCTTCCTCGTTCATCAGTTCCATGATCAGAGTCCACCATCAGACTTCTGGCAGTGAgtactacaagactgcccgatcagaatctttgatagagtaagttcatttttgctcttctctttgagtcaaatttggAACTTGTTATGTTGTTTTTCTCCTTGCTTGCA harbors:
- the LOC137820200 gene encoding probable 6-phosphogluconolactonase 4, chloroplastic, whose product is MASMPETKKFAIEIFEGEDLLVDSLAKYVVDLSNKFTSKRGAFTVCLSGGSMIEYLRKLLESPYVDSIEWSKWQVFWLDERVVPKTHANSNYKLALDGLLSTVPIPPGNVYAINDTLSAEGAADDYETRLRELVSKGVITLSPTSGFPKFDLILLGMGPDGHVASLFPGHPLVHENKRWVAFIKDSPKPPPERITLTFPVINSCAYAALVVTGKDEADAVHSVLGKSENPVKLPAALVSPEGELKWFLDKDAASKL